In candidate division KSB1 bacterium, a single genomic region encodes these proteins:
- a CDS encoding M20/M25/M40 family metallo-hydrolase: protein MNISRMQKFTKDLIAIDSVSGREGEMACFVKEELRDRGMAVQTFQVADKRMNILVSWHDEPSRILFNTHLDTVPEQYGPYEDEKRIYGRGACDTHGILAAQLEALEDLHGKGIAGLGILLVVGEEKNHDGALHAAKCDDILEPQVLIVGEPTQNKLMKSQKGRLKGDLCVYGVEGHSGYPEKFDSAVEKLFLVLDALWKSSWLKNESEQGTTMNATMLKGGDIDNQIPAFAKTRLLFRCAEPCSVVKEKTIHCLNNIEKTLPEFRGSKSHFELSWDAAQNDPLANLATLPGFETGSAAFNTDISYFDWKECKTFLVGPGSILQAHKDLKDNDWENAEWISKNEQIAGVKLYKKLVHSVLPS from the coding sequence ATGAATATTTCACGGATGCAGAAATTCACTAAAGACCTGATTGCAATTGATTCGGTCAGCGGCAGAGAAGGTGAAATGGCCTGTTTTGTAAAAGAAGAACTAAGGGATCGCGGCATGGCCGTGCAAACTTTTCAGGTTGCTGATAAACGTATGAATATCCTTGTAAGTTGGCATGATGAACCTTCAAGAATTCTTTTCAATACTCATTTGGATACTGTACCGGAGCAATATGGGCCCTACGAAGACGAGAAGCGAATTTACGGCCGCGGCGCTTGCGATACTCATGGCATCTTAGCTGCACAATTGGAGGCTTTGGAAGATTTGCATGGAAAGGGAATTGCCGGGCTTGGCATTTTGCTGGTTGTCGGGGAAGAGAAAAACCACGACGGAGCTTTGCACGCCGCGAAGTGTGATGACATTTTAGAACCGCAGGTGCTGATCGTTGGGGAACCTACGCAAAACAAACTTATGAAATCCCAGAAGGGTAGACTCAAAGGGGACCTGTGCGTTTATGGGGTCGAAGGGCACTCCGGCTATCCGGAAAAATTCGATTCTGCAGTGGAAAAACTTTTTCTTGTTCTCGATGCTTTATGGAAATCCTCCTGGTTAAAAAACGAATCGGAGCAAGGGACAACCATGAACGCAACCATGCTCAAGGGAGGGGATATTGACAATCAAATCCCGGCATTTGCCAAAACCCGCTTGCTGTTCCGCTGCGCTGAGCCCTGTTCAGTTGTGAAAGAAAAAACCATTCATTGCTTAAATAATATAGAAAAGACCTTGCCCGAATTTCGAGGAAGTAAATCGCACTTTGAGCTTTCTTGGGATGCCGCGCAAAATGATCCCCTTGCCAACCTTGCCACTTTGCCGGGGTTTGAGACCGGCAGCGCTGCTTTTAACACCGACATCAGCTATTTTGACTGGAAAGAATGCAAAACCTTTCTCGTGGGTCCCGGTTCCATTCTGCAAGCGCATAAAGATTTAAAAGACAACGACTGGGAAAACGCCGAATGGATTTCCAAAAATGAACAAATTGCCGGGGTAAAATTATATAAAAAATTGGTTCATTCCGTGCTACCATCCTGA